The Carassius carassius chromosome 34, fCarCar2.1, whole genome shotgun sequence genome has a segment encoding these proteins:
- the LOC132115342 gene encoding natriuretic peptides A-like encodes MIRGLILTGLLVLLWSQMDVQAHMLSRHSPVSNMAKLKSLLQQLEEAVAAEEAPERAVDYEDSLTALEQSPASASWDRDREEEAAPAEDTSPPDGFEMQKNRLIDLLMSTRSKSLSGCFGGRLDRIGSSSTLGCNSKKG; translated from the exons ATGATCAGAGGACTTATTCTCACAGGACTACTGGTCCTGCTCTGGAGCCAGATGGATGTACAAGCTCACATGTTGAGCAGACACAGTCCCGTCAGCAACATGGCCAAGCTGAAG AGCTTGCTGCAGCAGCTTGAGGAGGCCGTGGCCGCAGAAGAGGCTCCTGAGAGAGCCGTCGATTATGAGGACAGCCTCACGGCGCTGGAGCAGAGCCCGGCTTCTGCGTCCtgggacagagacagagaggaggAAGCAGCTCCGGCGGAGGACACCAGCCCCCCGGATGGATTTGAGATGCAAAAAAATCGCCTCATAGATCTCCTCATGTCAACCCGGAGCAAAAGCCTGTCTGGCTGTTTCGGGGGACGGCTGGATCGCATAGGGTCCTCCAGCACCCTTGGGTGCAACTCTAAAAAAGGATAG
- the LOC132115343 gene encoding brain natriuretic peptide-like, whose translation MKSMDIPLVGLLLLFSVQLIGAFPLQNTALTNEDMDVLKLLLQRLEESIPAASLEQTLEKLEAKPEETRTQSQPQTDTRDSLSARDLRTVRQDSKRHSGCFGRKLDRIGSMSSLGCNIAGRSGSKKW comes from the exons ATGAAGTCGATGGACATTCCTTTAGTCGGCCTTCTCTTGCTCTTCAGCGTTCAGCTCATCGGCGCGTTCCCGCTGCAAAACACAGCCTTAACCAACGAGGACATGGATGTCTTAAAG CTTCTTCTACAGCGACTGGAAGAGTCCATTCCTGCTGCTTCTCTAGAGCAAACACTGGAGAAACTGGAGGCTAAACCTGAGGAAACCCGCACTCAATCTCAACCCCAGACTGACACGAGGGACTCTCTGTCTGCTCGGGACCTGAGGACGGTCCGGCAGGACTCCAAGAGACACTCCGGGTGTTTCGGGCGCAAACTGGACCGAATCGGGTCCATGTCATCTCTGGGGTGTAACATCGCCGGGCGTTCAG GTTCTAAGAAGTGGTGA
- the LOC132115078 gene encoding C-type natriuretic peptide 3-like isoform X1, with amino-acid sequence MIANISIFCVSSFLLLNLVGAKPVTSLQQSIQQLLDEEVNTPFVESEMEQKDARAEKNALNERAEQLWESDARNSALAGKDSAFERLLGDLLSTSKRSWSRFKKGGLRSCFGVRLERIGSFSGLGC; translated from the exons ATGATCGCCAACATCTCTATATTCTGCGTGTCTTCATTTCTACTTTTAAACTTGGTCGGTGCCAAACCAGTTACCAGTTTACAG CAGAGTATTCAGCAGTTGTTAGATGAAGAAGTGAACACGCCGTTTGTGGAGTCGGAGATGGAGCAGAAAGATGCGAGAGCGGAGAAGAACGCACTGAACGAGCGCGCGGAGCAACTGTGGGAATCAGACGCGCGCAACTCAGCGCTGGCTGGGAAAGATAGCGCGTTCGAGCGTCTCCTAGGAGACTTACTGTCCACATCCAAGCGCTCGTGGAGCCGATTCAAGAAAGGCGGACTGAGGAGCTGCTTTGGGGTCAGACTCGAAAGAATCGGGTCTTTTAGCGGACTCGGGTGTTAA
- the LOC132115078 gene encoding C-type natriuretic peptide 3-like isoform X2, whose amino-acid sequence MIANISIFCVSSFLLLNLVGAKPVTSLQSIQQLLDEEVNTPFVESEMEQKDARAEKNALNERAEQLWESDARNSALAGKDSAFERLLGDLLSTSKRSWSRFKKGGLRSCFGVRLERIGSFSGLGC is encoded by the exons ATGATCGCCAACATCTCTATATTCTGCGTGTCTTCATTTCTACTTTTAAACTTGGTCGGTGCCAAACCAGTTACCAGTTTACAG AGTATTCAGCAGTTGTTAGATGAAGAAGTGAACACGCCGTTTGTGGAGTCGGAGATGGAGCAGAAAGATGCGAGAGCGGAGAAGAACGCACTGAACGAGCGCGCGGAGCAACTGTGGGAATCAGACGCGCGCAACTCAGCGCTGGCTGGGAAAGATAGCGCGTTCGAGCGTCTCCTAGGAGACTTACTGTCCACATCCAAGCGCTCGTGGAGCCGATTCAAGAAAGGCGGACTGAGGAGCTGCTTTGGGGTCAGACTCGAAAGAATCGGGTCTTTTAGCGGACTCGGGTGTTAA